The following DNA comes from Oceanococcus atlanticus.
TGCCGGCGGCAACCGTGTTCACACCAGCGTCCCTGCACAAACCACCAGCGAATCCCGCTTTGACGATCGCGGCTGGGCCGAATGGCTGCAGCAGCGCCTGGGTGCCGGGCTGGGTCATCTGATGTCCCAGGAAATTCTGCCCGTTGATACGCAGAACCATCGGCGCAGCGTGGAATGCTATATGCGCATTGAAGACGCCGATGGCGTGTGGGTCTCACCGCGCAGCTTCCTGCCCGCACTTGGCCGTATCGGGGAAACCGCCATGATGGATCTGTGGGTGCTCGATCAGGTGCTGGAACAGCTTGCGGACAACCCCAACTTTGCCACCGAGTACGCCAGCTTCTCGATCAACATCGCAGCCGCCTCCCTGCAGGACACCACCTTCGCCCTGCGCGTGAGCGAGCGCCTCAACCGGCATGCCGCACACGCCGCTCAAGTGTGTTTCGAAATTGCCGAGAACACCGCCACCTCGATGTTGCGTGAAGTGGCCCAGTTCGTCGAAACCGTGCAGAACCTGGGCGCCAGGGTGGCCATCGACCAGGCCCGCGGCGTCGGCTTCGCCCAGCTACTGCAGAGCTGTCGTCCCAATGCGGTCAAGGTGGATGCCACCCTGATTTGCAGCGCCACACACGATGACCTGGCCCAGGCTCAGGTGCGCTGGATTGCGCAGAGCGCACATCTGCGTGGTGTGGAGTGCACCGCCTGCGGCATTGAAGATGCCGCCTGGATCGAGGGCATCAAGGCTCTTGGGGTCGATCACCTGCAAGGCTCTGGCCTGAACAAGATGGGCCCCTTGATGGTGTAAACACCTGAGCATCGGCAGGCGATAAAATGCAGCCCCCTTTCGCCTGCCGATGGTCATGCCGCAATCTGACGACTACCCCGCCCTGTGTGATGCCCTGCTCGACACCATCGGGCGGATTGCGGCGCGCCACTGGTGCCCGGCTACCGGCGGCAATTTCTCCGCCCGGATCGATGACCAGCTGCGACTGATCACCCGTTCCGGGCGCGACAAGACACGCCTGAGCCGCGCCGATCTGATGCTCTGCGACGCCCGGGGCAAGGCGCTCAACCCCGCTGACAAGCCCTCCGACGAAACCGCGTTGCATGCGCGCCTGTATCAGCTCGACAGCCGCATCGGTGCGGTGCTGCACACACACTCAAGCACCGCCACCGTGCTGTCACGCCTGTCGCATGGCTCAAGCCTGAGCATTCACGGCTTTGAAATGCAGAAGGCCATACACGGACAAACCAGCCATCTCGACGCCCTGGACGTGCCGATCTTCGACAACACCCAGGACATCGACGCGCTGG
Coding sequences within:
- a CDS encoding methylthioribulose 1-phosphate dehydratase, producing the protein MPQSDDYPALCDALLDTIGRIAARHWCPATGGNFSARIDDQLRLITRSGRDKTRLSRADLMLCDARGKALNPADKPSDETALHARLYQLDSRIGAVLHTHSSTATVLSRLSHGSSLSIHGFEMQKAIHGQTSHLDALDVPIFDNTQDIDALAERVAERWPADATVVPALLVRGHGLYAWGRDLNEAYRHVEGLEFLFECVWQERLATRDLS